A section of the Jaculus jaculus isolate mJacJac1 chromosome 6, mJacJac1.mat.Y.cur, whole genome shotgun sequence genome encodes:
- the LOC101605247 gene encoding guanine nucleotide-binding protein G(s) subunit alpha-like, with protein METDTVLDKEWVLIRYKSNNQTNRLQEALNLFKSIWNNRWLRTISVILFLNKQDLLAEKVLAGKSKIEDYFPEFARYTTPEDATPEPGEDPRVTRAKYFIRDEFLRISTASGDGRHYCYPHFTCAVDTENIRRVFNDCRDIIQRMHLRQYELL; from the coding sequence GTTTTGATAAGGTATAAAAGTAACAACCAGACCAACCGCCTGCAGGAGGCTCTGAACCTCTTCAAGAGCATCTGGAACAACAGATGGCTGCGCACCATCTCTGTGATCCTGTTCCTCAACAAGCAGGACCTGCTTGCTGAGAAAGTCCTCGCTGGGAAATCGAAGATCGAGGACTACTTCCCAGAGTTTGCGCGCTACACTACTCCTGAGGATGCGACTCCCGAGCCTGGAGAGGATCCACGCGTGACCCGGGCCAAGTACTTCATCCGCGATGAGTTTCTGAGAATCAGCACTGCTAGTGGAGATGGGCGCCACTATTGCTATCCTCACTTCACCTGCGCTGTGGACACTGAGAACATCCGCCGTGTGTTCAACGACTGCCGTGACATCATCCAGCGCATGCACCTTCGCCAGTACGAGCTGCTCTAA